A single Rubrivivax gelatinosus IL144 DNA region contains:
- a CDS encoding tRNA threonylcarbamoyladenosine dehydratase has translation MSAVLDDGAADLERRFGGLRRLYGDVGYERLRAARVAVVGVGGVGSWAVEALARCGVARLVLIDLDQVAESNVNRQIQALGATLGMAKVDALAARIADIHPGCEVQRVEEFVEPDNWPALLPCPVDVLIDACDQARAKAALAAWGIASGVPVICVGAAGGKREPQRVEVADLSETTHDPLLAGLRQRLRRDGVVPRKGAARLACVFSREPVAQPQAGACATDGSLNCAGYGSAVTVTATFGLVAAAQAVDRIVSAKNACTSR, from the coding sequence GTGAGCGCCGTGCTCGACGACGGCGCCGCCGACCTGGAGCGGCGCTTCGGCGGGCTGCGGCGCCTGTACGGCGACGTCGGCTACGAGCGGCTGCGCGCGGCGCGTGTGGCCGTCGTCGGTGTCGGCGGCGTCGGTTCCTGGGCCGTCGAGGCCCTGGCGCGCTGCGGCGTCGCCCGCCTCGTGCTGATCGACCTGGACCAGGTCGCCGAATCCAACGTCAACCGTCAGATCCAGGCCCTGGGCGCGACGCTCGGCATGGCCAAGGTCGATGCGCTGGCGGCACGCATCGCCGACATCCACCCCGGTTGCGAGGTGCAGCGGGTCGAGGAGTTCGTCGAGCCCGACAACTGGCCGGCGCTGCTGCCGTGCCCGGTCGACGTGCTGATCGACGCCTGCGACCAGGCGCGTGCCAAGGCCGCACTGGCCGCCTGGGGCATCGCCAGCGGCGTGCCGGTGATCTGCGTCGGCGCCGCCGGCGGCAAACGCGAGCCGCAGCGGGTCGAGGTCGCCGACCTGTCCGAGACCACGCACGACCCGCTGCTCGCCGGCCTGCGTCAGCGCCTGCGCCGCGACGGCGTCGTGCCGCGCAAGGGCGCAGCGCGTCTGGCTTGTGTCTTCTCGCGCGAGCCGGTGGCCCAGCCGCAGGCCGGCGCCTGCGCGACCGACGGCAGCCTGAACTGCGCCGGCTACGGTTCGGCGGTCACGGTGACGGCCACCTTCGGCCTCGTCGCGGCGGCGCAAGCGGTCGATCGAATCGTGTCGGCAAAAAATGCTTGCACATCCCGCTAA
- a CDS encoding xylulokinase: protein MKPPSEDERLLLAVDLGTSGCKCALVSVDGRVLAWAFRPVSLHVEGACAEQDPEAWWQAFLGASQELLAADAARRRRVVAVCSSTQAEVTVCIDRDGRPLRPAISWLDSRGAAAIQRRTRGRLFNVEGYGPLKLWQWLRLTGGAPTATGRDCAGHIAWIHDEAPEVYARTHKFLNALDYLNLRLTGRICTTQDAILTSWVTDNRDVRQVRYAPALIARLGVVPDQFPEIVKSTDVIGTLRAEVAAALGLAPGVKVVAGGVDNSVVAVGAAVADGAAHLYLGTSSWLGAHVPFMKTDVRHKIAAVPGAVEGRYLAMALQSTAGANLSFLRDRILYHADELASDEEHPAVYEVLNRIAARVPPGARGLHYTPWLFGERTPVDDPRLRAGLVNLSLDHSREDIFRAFLEGVALNTRWMLEPFSRFLGGRPETITVVGGGGQSEVWCQIIASVTGSAIRQLENPIQANAVGAAFLGAIGIGALRFEDLDGLRRTRRVFEPEPALRQLYGDKFESFKEIHRRLAPLYRRLNAPRESHA from the coding sequence ATGAAGCCGCCCAGCGAGGACGAGCGCCTGCTGCTGGCCGTGGACCTGGGCACCTCGGGCTGCAAATGCGCGCTGGTGTCGGTCGATGGCCGGGTGCTGGCCTGGGCCTTCCGGCCGGTCTCGCTGCACGTCGAAGGCGCCTGTGCCGAACAGGATCCTGAAGCCTGGTGGCAGGCCTTCCTCGGCGCGTCGCAGGAGCTGCTGGCGGCCGACGCCGCGCGGCGCCGGCGTGTGGTCGCGGTCTGCAGTTCGACCCAGGCCGAGGTCACGGTCTGCATCGACCGCGACGGCCGGCCGCTGCGGCCGGCGATCAGCTGGCTCGACTCGCGCGGCGCCGCCGCGATCCAGCGCCGCACGCGCGGGCGGCTGTTCAACGTCGAAGGCTACGGGCCGCTGAAGCTCTGGCAATGGCTGCGCCTCACCGGCGGCGCACCGACCGCCACCGGGCGCGACTGCGCCGGCCACATCGCCTGGATCCACGACGAAGCGCCCGAGGTCTACGCGCGCACGCACAAGTTCCTCAACGCGCTGGACTACCTGAACCTGCGCCTCACCGGGCGCATCTGCACGACGCAGGACGCGATCCTGACGAGCTGGGTGACCGACAACCGCGACGTGCGCCAGGTGCGTTACGCGCCGGCGCTGATCGCGCGTCTGGGCGTGGTGCCTGACCAGTTCCCGGAGATCGTCAAGAGCACCGACGTGATCGGCACGCTGCGCGCGGAAGTCGCCGCGGCGCTGGGCCTGGCGCCGGGCGTGAAGGTGGTCGCCGGCGGCGTCGACAACTCGGTGGTCGCGGTGGGCGCGGCCGTCGCCGACGGCGCGGCGCACCTGTACCTGGGCACCTCGTCGTGGCTGGGCGCGCACGTGCCGTTCATGAAGACCGACGTGCGCCACAAGATCGCCGCCGTGCCGGGCGCCGTCGAAGGCCGCTATCTGGCGATGGCGCTGCAGTCGACCGCCGGCGCCAACCTGTCCTTTCTGCGCGACCGCATCCTCTACCACGCCGACGAACTGGCCAGCGACGAGGAACACCCGGCCGTCTACGAGGTGCTCAACCGCATCGCCGCGCGGGTGCCGCCCGGCGCGCGCGGCCTGCACTACACGCCCTGGCTGTTCGGCGAACGCACGCCGGTGGACGACCCGCGGCTGCGCGCCGGCCTCGTCAACCTGTCGCTGGACCATTCGCGCGAGGACATCTTCCGCGCCTTCCTCGAAGGTGTGGCGCTGAACACGCGCTGGATGCTCGAGCCCTTCTCGCGTTTCCTCGGCGGCCGGCCCGAGACGATCACCGTCGTCGGCGGCGGCGGCCAGAGCGAGGTGTGGTGCCAGATCATCGCCAGCGTCACCGGCAGCGCCATCCGCCAGCTCGAGAACCCGATCCAGGCCAACGCGGTGGGCGCGGCCTTCCTCGGCGCCATCGGCATCGGCGCGCTGCGTTTCGAGGACCTGGACGGCCTGCGCCGCACGCGCCGCGTCTTCGAGCCCGAGCCGGCGCTGCGCCAGCTCTACGGCGACAAGTTCGAGTCCTTCAAGGAGATCCACCGCCGCCTGGCGCCGCTGTACCGGCGCCTGAACGCGCCGCGGGAGAGCCACGCATGA
- a CDS encoding class II aldolase/adducin family protein, giving the protein MTYESERRQVVDLCLQLSHRGFFAGTGGNIMLRIDAELVAVTPSATDYLTMQPQDVCVLRLADLSPVAGDRTPSVETGLHAQVLTRRPDVVCSIHTHQPVASALALIGRPLAVPQALHGLLGAQVPVVGYAPSGSGWLARKLARTLRPDLNAYLMRNHGILCCGRGVREAMSAVSALEQIAREQLLNGIRARAIANPPGREGLTQLAQSLSSEQSV; this is encoded by the coding sequence ATGACCTACGAATCCGAACGCCGCCAGGTCGTCGACCTGTGCCTGCAGCTCTCGCACCGGGGCTTCTTCGCCGGCACTGGCGGCAACATCATGCTGCGCATCGACGCCGAGCTGGTCGCCGTCACGCCGTCGGCCACCGACTACCTGACGATGCAGCCGCAGGACGTCTGCGTGCTGCGCCTGGCCGACCTGAGCCCGGTGGCCGGCGACCGCACGCCTTCGGTCGAGACCGGGCTGCACGCCCAGGTGCTGACCCGGCGCCCCGACGTCGTCTGCAGCATCCACACGCACCAGCCGGTGGCCAGCGCGCTGGCGCTGATCGGCCGCCCGCTGGCGGTGCCGCAGGCGCTGCACGGGCTGCTCGGCGCGCAGGTGCCGGTGGTCGGCTACGCGCCTTCGGGCTCGGGCTGGCTGGCGCGCAAGCTGGCCAGGACGCTGCGCCCCGATCTCAACGCCTACCTGATGCGCAACCACGGGATCCTGTGCTGCGGCCGTGGCGTGCGCGAGGCGATGTCGGCCGTCTCCGCGCTCGAACAGATCGCGCGCGAGCAGCTTTTGAACGGCATCCGGGCGCGAGCCATCGCGAACCCGCCGGGACGCGAGGGCCTGACGCAGCTGGCGCAGTCCCTGTCGAGCGAGCAATCCGTCTGA
- a CDS encoding aspartate aminotransferase family protein has protein sequence MDTRVTPNPVDGPEASSGISRWPDTEQLQRRFDELVKQPMRPVRADAMQKVQRYFDERCKTSKALSERAKTVIPGGVQHNLAFNHPFPLAFSQAEGAHLSDVDGNRYIDFLQAGGPTLLGSNYEPVRRKVHELIDECGPVTGLLHEYEVKLAELVCRHMPGVEMLRLLGSGTEAVMGAVRLARTFTGRKWIIKVGGAYHGWSDQLVYGMRLPKTGRMEATGIPRGATGHTQECLPNDLDELRRKLSWNRLRGGTAAVLVEPLGPESGTRPVHRDYNRQVRQLCDEFGALLVFDEVVTGFRTGLAGAQGYFGVKPDITVLGKCLTGGYPMAGAIGGRKDIMMSLVGGIGTTTKRAFVGGTLSANPLSCVAGYHAILEMERTGAAAKAGRAGDRLCQGLEEIIRRRGLPYVSYNMGSIVHLQTSGVLLLDTSSLWKLLKVKDEAKRRKHMMEEMGAAYTAHGLITLAGSRIYTSLADTDEVIDDALNRFDDVFALV, from the coding sequence ATGGATACACGAGTCACCCCGAACCCGGTCGACGGCCCCGAAGCCAGCTCGGGCATCTCCCGCTGGCCCGACACCGAGCAGTTGCAGCGCCGCTTCGACGAGCTGGTCAAGCAGCCGATGCGCCCAGTGCGCGCGGACGCGATGCAGAAGGTGCAGCGCTACTTCGACGAGCGCTGCAAGACCTCCAAGGCGCTGTCCGAACGCGCCAAGACCGTCATTCCGGGCGGCGTGCAGCACAACCTGGCGTTCAACCATCCGTTCCCGCTGGCCTTCTCGCAGGCCGAGGGCGCGCACCTGAGCGACGTCGACGGCAACCGCTACATCGACTTCCTGCAGGCCGGCGGCCCGACGCTGCTGGGCAGCAACTACGAGCCGGTGCGGCGCAAGGTGCACGAGCTGATCGACGAATGCGGCCCGGTCACCGGCCTGCTGCACGAGTACGAGGTGAAGCTTGCCGAACTCGTCTGCCGCCACATGCCGGGCGTCGAGATGCTGCGCCTGCTGGGCTCGGGCACCGAGGCGGTGATGGGCGCGGTGCGCCTGGCGCGCACCTTCACCGGTCGCAAGTGGATCATCAAGGTCGGCGGCGCCTATCACGGCTGGAGCGACCAGCTCGTCTACGGCATGCGCCTGCCCAAGACCGGCCGCATGGAAGCCACCGGCATCCCGCGCGGCGCCACCGGCCACACCCAGGAGTGCCTGCCCAACGACCTCGACGAGCTGCGCCGCAAACTGAGCTGGAACCGCCTGCGCGGCGGCACGGCGGCGGTGCTGGTCGAGCCGCTGGGCCCGGAAAGCGGCACGCGGCCGGTGCACCGGGACTACAACCGCCAGGTGCGCCAGCTTTGCGACGAGTTCGGCGCGCTGCTGGTCTTCGACGAGGTCGTCACGGGTTTTCGCACCGGGCTGGCCGGCGCCCAGGGCTACTTCGGCGTCAAGCCGGACATCACCGTGCTCGGCAAGTGCCTGACCGGCGGCTACCCGATGGCCGGCGCGATCGGCGGCCGCAAGGACATCATGATGTCGCTGGTCGGCGGCATCGGCACCACCACCAAACGCGCTTTCGTCGGCGGCACGCTGTCGGCCAACCCGCTGTCCTGCGTCGCCGGCTACCACGCGATCCTGGAGATGGAGCGCACCGGCGCTGCGGCCAAGGCCGGGCGCGCCGGCGACCGGCTGTGCCAGGGGCTGGAGGAGATCATCCGCCGCCGCGGCCTGCCTTACGTCAGCTACAACATGGGCTCGATCGTGCACCTGCAGACCTCGGGCGTGCTGCTGCTGGACACCAGCAGCCTGTGGAAGCTGCTGAAGGTGAAGGACGAGGCCAAGCGCCGCAAGCACATGATGGAAGAGATGGGCGCGGCCTACACCGCGCACGGGCTGATCACGCTGGCCGGCAGCCGCATCTACACCAGCCTGGCCGACACCGACGAGGTGATCGACGACGCGCTGAACCGCTTCGACGACGTCTTCGCGCTGGTCTGA
- a CDS encoding alanine racemase: protein MRPGRRRLLVGGAALAAVALLRPGERGAPHDAYFAALARSLRAAGLAQQPTLVLDLARLRANAALVQRHVAGRLQLRLVNKSLPCLALLDAVAAATGTQRQMVFNLPYLELTSRARPQCELLLGKPLPVAAAAQYLRQRPASGFEPARQLQWLVDTPARLQQYRELARAQRQPMRVNLEIDVGLHRGGVADPATLRTMLQLIAEEPLLQWSGFMGYDAHTEKLPDLPGWRPYAREQVLVRYREAVDELRRSPLAARLADATLNTGGSPTFRLHDGSGAANEVAVGSAMVKPLDFDTPLLADFRCAAFIATPVLKVAEFRPPVGVEFVGTLARAWDPNQRRQAHIHGGHWLAEPVSPAGLAASALIGPSSNQQILLGSGRQALEPDSLVFFRPTQSEAVLQQFGDIAVWDGERGIVDTWTPFPAAG, encoded by the coding sequence ATGAGACCCGGCCGCCGCCGCCTGCTCGTCGGCGGCGCCGCGCTGGCCGCGGTCGCGCTGCTGCGCCCTGGCGAGCGCGGCGCGCCGCACGACGCCTACTTCGCCGCGCTGGCGCGCTCGCTGCGTGCCGCCGGGCTGGCGCAGCAGCCGACGCTGGTGCTGGACCTGGCGCGGCTGCGCGCCAACGCGGCGCTGGTGCAGCGCCACGTCGCCGGGCGGCTGCAGCTGCGGCTGGTGAACAAGTCGCTGCCCTGCCTGGCGCTGCTCGACGCCGTGGCCGCGGCCACCGGCACGCAGCGGCAGATGGTCTTCAACCTGCCGTACCTGGAGCTGACGAGCCGCGCGCGGCCGCAGTGCGAGCTGCTGCTCGGCAAGCCGCTGCCGGTGGCCGCCGCGGCGCAGTACCTGCGCCAGCGCCCGGCCTCGGGCTTCGAGCCCGCGCGCCAGCTGCAGTGGCTGGTCGACACGCCGGCGCGGCTGCAGCAGTACCGCGAGCTGGCGCGTGCGCAGCGCCAGCCGATGCGCGTGAACCTCGAGATCGACGTCGGCCTGCATCGCGGCGGCGTCGCCGACCCGGCGACGCTGCGCACGATGCTGCAGCTGATCGCCGAGGAGCCGCTGCTGCAGTGGTCGGGCTTCATGGGCTACGACGCGCACACCGAGAAGCTGCCCGACCTGCCAGGCTGGCGACCCTACGCACGCGAGCAGGTGCTGGTGCGTTACCGCGAAGCCGTCGACGAGCTGCGACGCAGCCCACTGGCCGCCCGGCTGGCCGACGCGACGCTGAACACCGGCGGCTCGCCGACCTTCAGGCTGCACGACGGCAGCGGCGCGGCCAACGAGGTCGCGGTCGGCTCGGCGATGGTCAAGCCGCTGGACTTCGACACGCCGCTGCTGGCGGACTTCCGCTGCGCGGCCTTCATCGCCACGCCGGTGCTGAAGGTGGCCGAGTTCCGGCCGCCGGTCGGCGTCGAGTTCGTCGGCACGCTGGCCCGCGCCTGGGACCCCAACCAGCGCCGCCAGGCCCACATCCACGGCGGCCACTGGCTCGCCGAGCCGGTGTCGCCGGCCGGGCTGGCGGCCAGCGCGCTGATCGGCCCGTCGTCGAACCAGCAGATCCTGCTCGGCTCGGGCCGCCAGGCGCTGGAGCCCGACAGCCTGGTGTTCTTCCGCCCGACGCAGAGCGAAGCGGTGCTGCAGCAGTTCGGCGACATCGCCGTCTGGGACGGCGAACGCGGCATCGTCGACACCTGGACGCCGTTCCCGGCGGCCGGCTGA
- a CDS encoding D-arabinono-1,4-lactone oxidase — MNTLPPFTRRQVCASAAATVVAGWVTAAAAQTPTPARPVAAPRWRNWSGLQQATPAAIATPGSETELQALLRAARGELRAVGSGHSFSALVPTPGTLVSLDRLSGLVSVDKAAGTATVRAGTRLAVLAQALDAQGLALRNLPDITMQTLAGALATGTHGTGATLPALHADVLALRLVGADGRLVELDERRDPQALAAARVSLGSLGVATQYTLRVVPAYALERKVWLRPVDRLLEEAPALAASYRHFELFVLPFTGYAAAVAHAPYAGSDVVTPRPADDTVLADLKRLRDWLGRFPVLRSWAAQRLIDPQQTEHARDRGYRLLSTTRSVRFNETEWHLPAERGLDGLRAVIAEIERHHDAFFPIEMRWVRRDEAWLSPFHGRDSCSIALHAAADEEHETLVREGSRICLAHGGRPHWGKLHTLGATELAALYPRWADFGRVRREFDPQGRFLNTHLRQVFGLA, encoded by the coding sequence ATGAACACACTCCCGCCCTTCACGCGCCGCCAGGTCTGCGCCAGCGCCGCGGCGACGGTCGTCGCCGGCTGGGTGACCGCCGCGGCCGCACAGACGCCGACGCCGGCTCGGCCGGTGGCAGCGCCGCGCTGGCGCAACTGGTCGGGGCTGCAGCAGGCCACGCCCGCGGCCATTGCCACGCCCGGCAGCGAAACCGAGCTGCAGGCGCTGCTGCGGGCCGCACGCGGCGAGCTGCGCGCCGTCGGCTCGGGCCATTCGTTCAGCGCGCTGGTGCCGACGCCGGGCACGCTGGTGTCGCTGGACCGCCTGTCCGGCCTCGTGTCCGTCGACAAGGCCGCCGGCACCGCGACCGTGCGCGCCGGCACCCGCCTGGCCGTGCTGGCCCAGGCGCTGGACGCCCAGGGCCTGGCGCTGCGCAACCTGCCCGACATCACGATGCAGACCCTGGCCGGCGCGCTGGCCACCGGCACGCACGGCACCGGCGCGACGCTGCCGGCGCTGCACGCCGACGTGCTCGCGCTGCGCCTGGTCGGCGCCGACGGCCGCCTCGTCGAGCTGGACGAGCGCCGCGACCCGCAGGCGCTGGCCGCGGCGCGTGTCTCGCTGGGCAGCCTGGGCGTCGCGACGCAGTACACGCTGCGGGTCGTGCCGGCCTACGCGCTGGAGCGCAAGGTCTGGCTGCGCCCGGTCGACCGCCTGCTCGAGGAAGCCCCGGCGCTGGCCGCGTCCTACCGCCACTTCGAGCTCTTCGTGCTGCCCTTCACCGGCTACGCGGCGGCCGTCGCGCACGCGCCTTACGCCGGCAGCGACGTCGTCACGCCGCGGCCGGCCGACGACACGGTGCTGGCCGACCTGAAGCGTTTGCGCGACTGGCTGGGCCGCTTCCCGGTGCTGCGCAGCTGGGCCGCGCAGCGCCTGATCGACCCGCAGCAGACCGAACACGCACGCGACCGCGGCTACCGGCTGCTGTCGACGACCCGCTCGGTGCGCTTCAACGAGACCGAATGGCACCTGCCGGCCGAACGGGGCCTGGACGGCCTGCGCGCGGTCATCGCCGAGATCGAGCGCCACCACGACGCCTTCTTCCCGATCGAGATGCGCTGGGTGCGCCGCGACGAGGCCTGGCTGAGCCCTTTCCACGGCCGCGACAGCTGCTCGATCGCGCTCCACGCCGCCGCCGACGAGGAGCACGAGACCCTCGTGCGCGAAGGCAGCCGCATCTGCCTCGCCCACGGCGGCCGGCCGCACTGGGGCAAGCTGCACACGCTGGGCGCCACCGAGCTGGCGGCGCTGTACCCGCGCTGGGCCGACTTCGGCCGCGTGCGGCGCGAGTTCGATCCGCAGGGGCGTTTCCTGAACACGCACCTGCGCCAGGTCTTCGGCCTCGCATGA
- a CDS encoding c-type cytochrome has protein sequence MKPRAWLPAAAALLLAACSPAGAPPADADYHRAESMRPDDAALAERWERSCRLCHTTRGPAPLAGHAPSWRPRLAQGPAVLLQRAREGFNTMPPRGLCADCSDEDLLRLIDFMSRPR, from the coding sequence ATGAAGCCGCGCGCCTGGCTGCCCGCCGCCGCGGCGCTGCTGCTCGCGGCCTGCAGCCCGGCCGGCGCACCGCCCGCCGACGCCGATTACCACCGCGCCGAATCGATGCGGCCCGACGACGCCGCGCTGGCCGAGCGCTGGGAGCGCTCCTGCCGCCTGTGCCACACCACACGCGGGCCGGCGCCGCTGGCCGGCCACGCGCCGTCGTGGCGGCCGCGGCTGGCCCAGGGGCCGGCGGTGCTGCTGCAGCGCGCGCGCGAAGGCTTCAACACGATGCCGCCGCGGGGCCTGTGCGCCGACTGCAGCGACGAGGACCTGCTTCGTTTGATCGACTTCATGAGCCGGCCACGATGA
- a CDS encoding efflux RND transporter permease subunit, whose protein sequence is MTRLQTATHRIADALIRWRIAVLVVMSALTLALGCSATQLRLDARFEKSIPQQHPFMRDFLRYENVFGGANTVLVALVNKQGDIFEARYLERLKAATDDVFFIDGVRRESVMSLWTPRVRYVEITEQGFAGGSVIRSGFTGSAEDIATVRTNTEKSGEIGRLVSNDLHGALIQFELQDRTPGSAEPLDYEAVARKLEALRARYADEHVDVHIVGFAKVIGDIAEGTRGVLLFFAAAAAVTTLLLRWYSRSWALTWRALAVAVLPVLWLLGLMPLIGMGIDPLSILVPYLIFTIGVSHAVQMTSAWSRAVRRGATPAEAAHEAFVALFVPGTLALLTNAIGFLVIMLVDIEIVRELGVMASIGVSLMILTNKVLLPVILSFGHPRHAPHRAARDAAEQLPRALRWVASAATAPLAVGVLAVSLGLAWVGHVEGAKVRIGDQGVGMPEFFPDARYNRDSAAVLRSFSLGSELLTVYVVPPDGAHDESTRQICLRPEAADYIDRLEARLGEVDGVSRVIAYPFFAAMINAGWNEGNIKWRVVADSPAAMGQASNQLITEGAGLVARSCEAMQVLVFAADHDAHTISRIVQAVQDYAAANPSAAVQLRLGGGNLGVMAATNEAVSAAEPRMLAAIFVSLAVLCVITFRDLCGAVVIIVPLALVSLLCNATMAWLGIGLKVSTLPVVTLGVGVGVDYGIYLYERLKHHLADGMALPDAWALSLHERGRSVLFTAATMSVGVGSWAFSQLKFQADMGLLLAFMFLVNVLGALLLMPALAWLWQRLASRRRAAQLAPVAE, encoded by the coding sequence GTGACCCGGTTGCAGACCGCCACCCACCGCATCGCCGACGCGCTGATCCGCTGGCGCATCGCCGTGCTCGTCGTGATGAGCGCGCTGACCCTGGCCCTGGGCTGTTCGGCGACGCAGCTGCGCCTGGACGCGCGCTTCGAGAAGTCGATCCCGCAGCAGCACCCGTTCATGCGGGACTTCCTGCGCTACGAGAACGTCTTCGGCGGCGCCAACACGGTGCTCGTCGCGCTGGTCAACAAGCAGGGCGACATCTTCGAGGCGCGGTACCTCGAACGCCTGAAGGCCGCGACCGACGACGTCTTCTTCATCGACGGCGTGCGCCGCGAGTCGGTGATGTCGCTGTGGACGCCGCGCGTGCGCTACGTCGAGATCACCGAACAGGGTTTCGCCGGCGGCAGCGTCATCCGCTCGGGCTTCACCGGCTCGGCCGAAGACATCGCCACGGTGCGCACCAACACCGAGAAGTCCGGCGAGATCGGCCGCCTGGTCAGCAACGACCTGCACGGCGCGCTGATCCAGTTCGAGCTGCAGGACCGCACGCCGGGCAGCGCCGAGCCGCTGGACTACGAAGCCGTCGCGCGCAAGCTCGAGGCGCTGCGCGCCCGGTACGCCGACGAGCACGTCGACGTGCACATCGTCGGCTTCGCCAAGGTCATCGGCGACATCGCCGAAGGCACGCGCGGCGTGCTGCTGTTCTTCGCCGCCGCGGCCGCCGTGACGACGCTGCTGCTGCGCTGGTACAGCCGCTCCTGGGCGCTGACCTGGCGCGCGCTGGCCGTCGCCGTGCTGCCGGTGCTCTGGCTGCTGGGGCTGATGCCGCTGATCGGCATGGGCATCGACCCGCTGTCGATCCTGGTGCCCTACCTGATCTTCACGATCGGCGTCAGCCACGCGGTGCAGATGACCAGCGCCTGGTCGCGTGCGGTGCGCCGCGGCGCGACGCCGGCCGAGGCCGCGCACGAAGCCTTCGTCGCGCTCTTCGTGCCCGGCACGCTGGCGCTGCTGACCAACGCCATCGGCTTCCTGGTCATCATGCTCGTCGACATCGAGATCGTGCGCGAGCTCGGCGTCATGGCCAGCATCGGCGTCAGCCTGATGATCCTGACCAACAAGGTGCTGCTGCCGGTCATCCTGTCCTTCGGCCACCCGCGCCACGCGCCGCACCGCGCCGCGCGCGACGCCGCCGAGCAGCTGCCGCGCGCGCTGCGCTGGGTGGCCTCGGCGGCGACGGCGCCCTTGGCCGTCGGCGTGCTCGCCGTCTCGCTGGGCCTGGCCTGGGTGGGCCACGTCGAGGGCGCCAAGGTGCGCATCGGCGACCAGGGCGTGGGCATGCCGGAGTTCTTCCCGGACGCGCGCTACAACCGCGACTCGGCGGCCGTGCTGCGTTCGTTCAGCCTGGGCAGCGAGCTGCTGACGGTCTACGTCGTGCCGCCGGACGGCGCCCACGACGAGAGCACGCGCCAGATCTGCCTGCGGCCCGAGGCCGCCGACTACATCGACCGGCTCGAGGCGCGGCTCGGCGAGGTCGACGGCGTCTCGCGCGTCATCGCCTATCCGTTCTTCGCGGCGATGATCAACGCCGGCTGGAACGAGGGCAACATCAAGTGGCGCGTCGTCGCCGACAGCCCGGCGGCGATGGGCCAGGCCTCGAACCAGCTGATCACCGAAGGCGCCGGGCTGGTGGCCCGCTCGTGCGAGGCGATGCAAGTGCTGGTGTTCGCCGCCGACCACGACGCGCACACGATCAGCCGCATCGTCCAGGCGGTGCAGGACTACGCCGCAGCCAACCCGTCGGCCGCGGTGCAGCTCAGGCTCGGCGGCGGCAACCTCGGCGTGATGGCGGCGACCAACGAAGCCGTCAGCGCCGCCGAGCCGCGCATGCTGGCGGCGATCTTCGTCTCGCTGGCGGTGCTGTGCGTCATCACCTTCCGCGACCTCTGCGGCGCGGTCGTCATCATCGTGCCGCTGGCGCTGGTGTCGCTGCTGTGCAATGCGACGATGGCCTGGCTGGGCATCGGCCTGAAGGTCTCGACGCTGCCGGTGGTGACGCTGGGCGTCGGCGTCGGCGTCGACTACGGCATCTACCTCTACGAACGCCTGAAGCACCACCTGGCCGACGGCATGGCGTTGCCCGACGCCTGGGCGCTGTCGCTGCACGAACGCGGGCGCTCGGTGCTGTTCACGGCGGCGACGATGAGCGTCGGCGTCGGCTCCTGGGCCTTCTCGCAGCTGAAGTTCCAGGCCGACATGGGGCTGCTGCTGGCCTTCATGTTCCTGGTCAACGTGCTCGGCGCGCTGCTGCTAATGCCGGCGCTGGCCTGGCTGTGGCAGCGCCTGGCCTCGCGCCGGCGGGCGGCGCAGCTGGCGCCGGTGGCCGAATGA